From a single Candidatus Methylomirabilota bacterium genomic region:
- a CDS encoding lytic transglycosylase domain-containing protein, producing MRDAPSLLTRRALGLLILLLIMFPAYLISRPNAPQAPRRIERKAGIADDATAVGSSELLGVAIEAHIREVAVRYRISPLLVAAIVEAESDFNPRAVSRRGARGLMQLMPRTAASVRVENTFDPYENIEGGVRHLRRLMDRFNGDLPLVLAAYNAGEQAVLLYGGVPPYPETRRYVVRILRRIGRHDLVNRVIGSSGAVLIPLTTNGTGSGLALAVTGPALEAWRERQALERQAIPGLRRVANGPAAPALRIERSDFQGP from the coding sequence ATGCGAGACGCGCCATCGCTGCTGACGCGCCGCGCGCTGGGACTCCTGATCCTGCTGCTCATAATGTTCCCCGCGTATCTGATCTCGCGGCCGAATGCCCCTCAGGCGCCCCGGCGGATCGAGCGCAAGGCCGGCATCGCGGACGACGCGACGGCGGTCGGGTCGAGCGAGCTGCTCGGCGTGGCGATCGAGGCGCACATCCGCGAGGTCGCCGTCCGCTACCGCATCTCGCCGCTCCTGGTCGCCGCGATCGTCGAGGCCGAGTCCGACTTCAATCCGCGAGCGGTGTCGCGCCGGGGCGCCCGTGGCCTGATGCAGCTGATGCCGCGAACGGCCGCGAGCGTCCGGGTGGAGAACACCTTCGATCCGTACGAGAACATCGAGGGCGGCGTACGCCACCTGCGCCGGCTGATGGACCGGTTCAACGGCGACCTGCCGCTCGTGCTGGCCGCCTACAACGCCGGCGAGCAGGCCGTCCTGCTCTACGGCGGTGTCCCGCCCTATCCCGAGACCCGGCGCTACGTCGTCCGGATCCTGCGGCGCATCGGCCGCCACGACCTCGTGAACCGCGTGATCGGCAGCTCGGGCGCCGTGCTCATTCCCCTGACGACCAACGGGACGGGCTCTGGGCTCGCGCTCGCCGTGACCGGCCCCGCGCTCGAGGCCTGGCGCGAGCGCCAGGCCCTCGAGCGGCAAGCGATCCCCGGGCTGCGGCGCGTCGCCAACGGGCCCGCCGCACCCGCGCTTCGGATCGAGCGCTCCGACTTTCAAGGCCCGTAA